The DNA region CGCCGTTTATCCCACAGCACTGAACCGTCTGCGAAGCCGTTGCCCCGACCTGACCTACAGCGACGAACTCTTCTGCATGCTCGCCATGCTGCAACTGGACAACTTCGAAATGGCACGCACCTTGGGTATCAGCAAATCCAGTGTCTCGAAAACACGATACCGGATACGCATAAAACTGGGATTGCCGGAAGGAGCTGATGCGGACATTGAAATCAGAAAAGTGATGTCCGCAGAAGAATAATTGCATAGTATTCACTATCTTTGCAACAGTTCAACCATTTGGAAACTATTAGCGTTATATTACTTATAAACATTATAATAGAAAGATTTATGAAACGTACAAAATTAGCTGCATCCTTTCTGTTGATCGGGACTCTGCTCCTGACGGGATGCGTAAGCAAGAAAGAATTAGTGAATCTTCAAACAGATTATAACAAGCTGAAGGACGAGAAGACCACCCTCGATAAATCCTATCAGGATGCGCAAATCCAGCTTGCCGAGTACCGCACGCAGGCCAAAAGCTTGGAGGATCGCCTAAGCGAAGCCCGAAAAAACAATCAGGAGTTGCGCAACAGCTATGCCACCCTGCAAGGTTCCCTCGACAAGAGCCTCCAGCAGAACTCCCAAGGCAACATCAACATCTCCAAACTGGTGGATGAGATTAACGCCTCCAACCGCTACATCAAGCAACTGGTGGACACCAAGAGCAAATCAGACTCACTGAACGTAGTGCTGACCAACAACCTCACCCGCTCCCTGAGCCGCGAAGAGCTAAAAGAGGTGGATGTAAAGGTCTTGAAAGGCGTGGTTTACATCTCCTTGGCAGACAACATGCTATACAAGAGCGGCAGTTACGAAATCAACGAACGCGCCGGTGAAACGTTGAGCAAAATTGCCAAGATTATCACCGATTACAAGGATTACGAAGTATTGGTAGAGGGTAACACGGACAATGTGCCCATCTCCCGCCCCAACATCCGCAACAACTGGGACTTGAGCGCCCTGCGTGCCTCATCCGTAGTGCAAGCCTTGCAGAATCAATACGGCGTTGACCCCAAACGTCTTTCCGCTGCCGGCCGTGGAGAATACAATCCCCTCACGGATAATGACACCGAACTGGGCAAGCAACGCAACCGCCGTACGCAAATTATCATCACTCCGAAGCTCGACCAGTTCCTGGAACTGATAGACAAGGCGCCGGAAGCGGAAGGAGAAGAAAAAGCCGAATAAAGTAAATACTGCCTGCAATTACTTAACTCACAGGCAGAAACATAGGGAAAAATTATAATCCCAAAAACAAACCTCAGACTGTCTCTGAATAGGAAGAAGCCCATCACTCTGTCATCCGGAGCAAAATAACGGCAAGTTGCTATTCAGAGACAGTTTGCTTATTTTTTCCTTCTATAAGCCCTAAATAAGTACAATTTAATAGTTTTTATCGCACACGCACTTACATTTTATCACATTTATTCCTACCTTTGCGCCCAAATTATAACTTTTAACTAACAACTCATAATCAACTACCATGGCTAAGATAACCAAAGAAGCTGCCTTGCTGTATCATTCACAAGGCAAACCAGGTAAGATAGAAGTAGTGCCCACCAAGCCCTACAGTACCCAAACCGACCTTTCACTTGCATACTCCCCCGGTGTGGCGGAGCCATGTCTTGAAATAGAAAAGAACCCGCAGGACGCATACAAATATACAGCGAAGGGTAATCTGGTAGCTGTAATTTCCAACGGTACCGCAGTGCTCGGTCTGGGCGACATAGGCGCGTTGAGCGGCAAACCCGTAATGGAAGGTAAAGGATTGCTTTTCAAGATTTACGCCGGCATCGACGTGTTCGACATCGAAGTGAACGAGAAAGACCCTGAAAAATTTATCCAGGCAGTCAAAGCCATCGCCCCTACCTTCGGTGGTATCAACCTGGAAGACATCAAAGCTCCCGAATGTTTCGAAATAGAACGCCGCCTGAAAGAAGAACTCGACATCCCCGTGATGCACGACGACCAACATGGAACGGCCATCATCTCCAGTGCCGGACTTGTGAACGCTTTGCAGGTAGCAGGCAAGAAGATTGAAGATGTAAAAATCGTAGTGAACGGTGCCGGTGCATCGGCTGTATCCTGTACGAAGCTGTACGTTTCGCTGGGTGCCCGCCTGGAAAACATCGTGATGGTGGATAGCAAAGGCGTAATCAGCAAGACACGTACTGACCTCAACGAACAGAAGCGTTACTTCGCCACCGACCG from Bacteroides sp. MSB163 includes:
- a CDS encoding OmpA/MotB family protein, whose product is MKRTKLAASFLLIGTLLLTGCVSKKELVNLQTDYNKLKDEKTTLDKSYQDAQIQLAEYRTQAKSLEDRLSEARKNNQELRNSYATLQGSLDKSLQQNSQGNINISKLVDEINASNRYIKQLVDTKSKSDSLNVVLTNNLTRSLSREELKEVDVKVLKGVVYISLADNMLYKSGSYEINERAGETLSKIAKIITDYKDYEVLVEGNTDNVPISRPNIRNNWDLSALRASSVVQALQNQYGVDPKRLSAAGRGEYNPLTDNDTELGKQRNRRTQIIITPKLDQFLELIDKAPEAEGEEKAE